A genomic stretch from Antarcticibacterium flavum includes:
- a CDS encoding MlaE family ABC transporter permease has product MRANSPIFANTRSFFSEIGELSYFAGRFFKEAFSLPFEFRELLKQCYNVGNRSLLLVGVTGFILGLVFTLQSRPTLEEFGAVAWMPSMISISIVREIGPVIIALICAGRIGSGMGAELGSMKVTEQIDAMEVSGTNPFKYLVVTRIAATTIMIPLLVIFGDFIALIGSAIIENAKGNVSFVLYFNQVFEALEFSDLFPATIKTFFFGFAIGLVGTFKGYNSNKGTAGVGKASNSAVVFTSMLLFIIDFIAVFISDIFYG; this is encoded by the coding sequence ATGCGTGCTAATTCACCCATTTTTGCCAATACCCGATCCTTTTTCAGTGAAATTGGCGAGCTTTCTTATTTCGCCGGGAGATTCTTTAAAGAAGCTTTTTCACTTCCATTTGAATTTCGTGAATTATTAAAGCAATGTTATAATGTTGGCAACAGGTCCCTTCTTCTAGTTGGGGTAACAGGATTTATCCTGGGCCTTGTTTTCACATTGCAATCGCGTCCAACTTTGGAAGAATTCGGTGCGGTAGCATGGATGCCCAGTATGATTAGCATTTCAATTGTTCGGGAAATTGGACCCGTAATTATTGCGCTTATTTGTGCCGGCCGCATAGGATCTGGGATGGGCGCCGAACTGGGTTCGATGAAAGTGACAGAGCAAATTGATGCAATGGAGGTATCTGGCACCAATCCTTTTAAATATCTTGTCGTCACAAGGATAGCTGCCACAACTATTATGATTCCTTTATTAGTAATTTTTGGAGATTTCATAGCTCTTATAGGCTCAGCTATCATTGAAAATGCGAAAGGAAATGTTTCTTTCGTTCTTTATTTTAATCAGGTTTTTGAAGCCCTGGAATTTAGTGACCTTTTCCCTGCCACTATTAAAACCTTCTTTTTTGGTTTTGCTATAGGCCTTGTTGGGACTTTCAAAGGATATAACAGCAACAAAGGTACTGCCGGAGTGGGTAAAGCCTCTAACTCGGCCGTAGTTTTTACATCGATGCTCCTGTTTATTATTGATTTTATTGCTGTTTTCATTTCAGACATCTTTTACGGGTAA
- a CDS encoding MlaD family protein, whose protein sequence is MKKSAKQNINLGIFVIFSLLIFTLAVYYIGSRQSLFGNTARVSSVFKDVNGLQQGNNVRFAGVNIGTVRAINIINDTAICVDMVVNEESLYLIKKNSLATINSDGLVGSMIVNIIPGEGNGMESIRAGDTIASISKIATADMLTTLNTTNENAALLTADLLKITNAINAGEGVLGKLLKDDQMAANMQESFKNLQASTQNANLTIARLNNILGEIDLKHGVAGVLLNDTVTAGRVVNMVNNLENTSKTIDSLTGGLNSYSEKLVNGKGTLNFIATDTTFVKSLEATVENAEQAAGKLNENMEALKHNFLFRGYFRKLEKLKQRELKNAAN, encoded by the coding sequence ATGAAAAAATCTGCCAAACAAAATATCAATCTTGGGATCTTTGTAATTTTCTCCCTGCTTATTTTCACCCTCGCTGTATATTATATTGGCAGCAGGCAAAGCCTCTTTGGAAATACCGCCAGAGTATCCTCTGTATTTAAGGATGTAAATGGATTACAGCAAGGCAATAATGTACGTTTTGCAGGGGTAAATATTGGAACTGTAAGAGCTATCAATATTATAAATGATACTGCTATTTGTGTTGATATGGTAGTTAACGAGGAATCCCTTTACCTCATCAAAAAGAATTCCCTTGCCACAATAAATTCTGATGGACTAGTGGGAAGTATGATAGTGAATATTATTCCAGGCGAAGGTAATGGTATGGAGAGCATAAGAGCTGGAGACACTATAGCATCAATAAGTAAGATTGCCACGGCTGATATGCTTACAACTCTGAATACGACCAATGAAAATGCCGCCTTGCTAACTGCAGACCTTTTAAAGATCACAAATGCCATAAATGCAGGGGAAGGGGTATTGGGAAAATTGCTAAAGGATGACCAAATGGCCGCAAACATGCAAGAAAGTTTTAAAAACCTTCAAGCCTCCACCCAAAACGCCAATTTAACGATAGCAAGGTTAAATAACATTTTGGGAGAGATTGATCTTAAGCATGGGGTTGCCGGAGTTCTGCTTAATGATACTGTCACAGCGGGCAGGGTTGTGAATATGGTGAACAATCTGGAAAACACTTCGAAAACCATAGACTCACTTACCGGCGGGCTTAATTCCTATTCTGAAAAGCTCGTGAATGGTAAGGGAACTCTCAATTTTATAGCGACAGACACGACCTTTGTAAAAAGCCTGGAGGCGACGGTTGAAAATGCAGAACAAGCAGCAGGAAAACTGAATGAAAATATGGAAGCCCTTAAGCATAACTTCCTGTTTAGAGGATATTTCAGAAAATTGGAAAAACTGAAGCAGCGCGAACTTAAAAATGCCGCAAATTAA
- a CDS encoding ABC transporter ATP-binding protein encodes MEKEKKNKRQSDKEPVLRIKDLHKGFGDLKILNGFNLELYEGENLVIMGKSGSGKSVMIKCLVGLMAPDKGSVEVLGKDINSLERPEMDHLRANIGFLFQGSALYDSMTVRENLEFPLRHHTRSLKEKDVEALVIEALKNVGLEHTLENRPAELSGGMQRRIALARALILKPKIILYDEPTTGLDPITAKEIIHLMMEIQTKYQTSSLIITHDVDCARVISNRMILLLEGINYAEGTFQELSTMEDTKVKAFFK; translated from the coding sequence ATGGAAAAGGAGAAAAAAAATAAGAGACAAAGTGATAAGGAACCGGTTTTAAGGATAAAGGACCTGCATAAAGGATTTGGAGACTTAAAAATATTAAATGGCTTTAACCTTGAGCTATATGAGGGTGAAAACCTTGTGATCATGGGGAAATCTGGATCAGGGAAATCTGTAATGATAAAATGTTTGGTAGGTCTTATGGCTCCAGATAAGGGAAGCGTGGAGGTACTGGGTAAGGATATCAATTCCTTAGAACGCCCTGAAATGGATCATCTAAGAGCAAATATTGGTTTTCTTTTTCAGGGAAGTGCATTATATGATTCCATGACTGTAAGGGAAAATCTTGAATTCCCTTTAAGGCATCATACCCGTTCCCTTAAAGAAAAGGATGTGGAGGCCCTGGTAATTGAGGCTTTAAAAAATGTTGGCCTGGAACATACCCTTGAAAACAGGCCGGCTGAACTTTCTGGCGGGATGCAAAGAAGAATAGCCCTGGCAAGAGCACTCATTCTTAAGCCAAAAATTATATTATATGATGAGCCAACGACAGGGCTTGATCCCATAACCGCAAAGGAGATCATTCACCTCATGATGGAGATCCAGACAAAGTACCAAACTTCTTCCTTAATTATTACCCATGACGTTGATTGTGCCAGAGTAATAAGCAACAGGATGATCCTGCTACTGGAAGGTATTAACTATGCTGAAGGAACCTTCCAAGAACTTTCAACAATGGAGGATACAAAAGTTAAAGCATTTTTCAAATAA
- a CDS encoding universal stress protein — translation MKKIIYATDFSENSVAALRYAYQFGKILNADVIVLHVFDPDDLSPVRTAAEKRQVLDHHTSRLQKFCSLNLQQNFEELNLSLAVIKGENISREILRYTIDMDVLMIVLGTCGSGTVKEFFLGSTTTNLISTSPIPILAVPGNFEFRDIKEIMYTTDFEEEDVYHLCELIKLMTAVKYKIHIVHVSINQNGDAEDLMEWFKELLFEKTDFDKFEFHILFSEDVINGLNEFLEDMGADLIVMMERKTKLAVKSVLHRDVVKRMESSTRIPLLSFKEQW, via the coding sequence ATGAAAAAGATCATATATGCTACAGATTTTTCAGAAAACTCTGTAGCAGCCCTGAGATATGCATATCAGTTTGGTAAAATTCTAAATGCAGATGTGATTGTATTACACGTGTTTGATCCAGATGATCTAAGCCCGGTACGAACTGCTGCAGAAAAACGACAGGTGCTTGACCACCATACCAGCAGGCTCCAGAAATTTTGCAGTCTTAACCTTCAACAAAATTTTGAAGAACTTAATCTCTCTCTTGCAGTGATCAAAGGGGAGAATATTTCCAGGGAGATCCTGCGGTATACAATTGATATGGATGTGCTAATGATCGTTTTAGGAACTTGTGGATCTGGTACTGTAAAAGAATTCTTTTTAGGAAGTACAACAACCAATTTGATCTCAACCTCCCCTATTCCAATCCTGGCCGTTCCCGGTAATTTTGAATTTCGGGACATAAAAGAAATAATGTACACAACAGATTTTGAGGAGGAAGATGTGTATCACCTTTGTGAACTCATAAAGCTCATGACCGCCGTAAAATACAAAATACACATAGTTCACGTTTCTATAAACCAGAACGGCGATGCAGAAGATCTTATGGAATGGTTTAAGGAGTTGTTATTTGAAAAAACAGATTTTGATAAATTTGAATTCCACATTCTTTTTTCCGAAGACGTTATAAACGGCCTTAATGAGTTCCTGGAAGATATGGGTGCAGACCTCATTGTAATGATGGAACGCAAAACTAAACTGGCAGTAAAATCTGTCTTGCACAGGGATGTGGTAAAAAGAATGGAATCATCTACACGTATTCCCCTGCTTAGCTTTAAAGAACAATGGTAA